From the genome of Castor canadensis chromosome 4, mCasCan1.hap1v2, whole genome shotgun sequence, one region includes:
- the Serpinb5 gene encoding serpin B5, translating to MDALRLANSAFAVDLFKQLCEKEPEGNILFSPICLSTALSLAQVGAKGDTASEIGQVLHFENVKDVPFGFQTVTSDINKLSSFYSLKLIKRLYVDKSLNPSTEFISSTKRPYAKELETVDFKDKLDETRSQINNSIKDLTDGQFENILSDNSVNDQTKILVVNAAYFIGKWMKKFPESETKECPFRVNKTDTKPVQMMNVEAMFCTGNMDDINSKIIELPFQNKHLSMLILLPKDVEDESTGLEKIEKQLNSETLLQWTNPSTMANAKVKLSLPKFKVEKLIDPKASLENLGLKNTFNENTSDFSGMSETKGVALSNVIHRVCLEITEDGGESIEVPGSRILQHKDEFNADHPFIYIIRHNKTRNIIFFGKFCSP from the exons ATGGACGCCCTGCGATTGGCAAACTCAGCTTTTGCTGTTGATCTCTTCAAACAGCTGTGTGAAAAGGAGCCCGAGGGCAACATTCTGTTCTCTCCAATCTGCCTTTCCACCGCTCTGTCGCTTGCTCAAGTGGGAGCCAAAGGTGACACAGCAAGTGAGATTGGACAG gtccttcattttgaaaatgtcaaaGATGTGCCTTTTGGATTTCAAACAGTCACCTCAGACATAAATAAACTTAGCTCCTTTTACTCTTTGAAACTAATCAAGCGACTCTACGTTGACAAATCTCTGAACCCTTCTACA GAGTTTATTAGCTCTACAAAAAGACCATATGCAAAAGAATTGGAAACTGTTGACTTCAAAGATAAACTGGATGAAACAAGGAGTCAGATCAACAACTCCATTAAGGATCTCACAGATG GTcagtttgaaaacattttatctgACAACAGTGTAAATGACCAGACTAAGATCCTTGTGGTCAATGCCGCCTACTTTATTGGAAAGTGGATGAAGAAATTCCCTGAATCAGAAACAAAAGAATGCCCCTTCAGAGTCAATAAG ACAGACACCAAACCAGTGCAAATGATGAATGTGGAGGCCATGTTCTGTACGGGCAACATGGATGATATCAACTCTAAGATCATCGAGCTTCCTTTCCAGAATAAGCATCTCAGCATGCTTATCCTGCTGCCCAAGGACGTGGAGGATGAGTCCACAGGCCTGGAGAAG aTTGAAAAGCAACTCAACTCAGAGACGCTATTGCAGTGGACCAATCCCAGCACCATGGCCAATGCCAAAGTCAAACTTTCTCTTCCAAAGTTTAAGGTGGAAAAGTTGATTGATCCCAAGGCTAGTTTGGAAAACCTAGGgctgaaaaatacttttaatgaAAATACATCTGATTTCTCTGGAATGTCAGAGACCAAGGGAGTGGCTCTATCAAATGTAATTCACAGAGTGTGCCTAGAAATAACTGAGGATGGTGGGGAGTCCATAGAGGTACCAGGATCTCGGATCCTGCAACACAAGGATGAGTTCAATGCTGACCACCCTTTTATTTATATCATCAGGCACAACAAAACTCGGAACATCATCTTCTTTGGCAAATTCTGTTCTCCTTAA